From Piliocolobus tephrosceles isolate RC106 chromosome 16, ASM277652v3, whole genome shotgun sequence, the proteins below share one genomic window:
- the CDC42EP4 gene encoding cdc42 effector protein 4, with protein sequence MPILKQLVSSSVHSKRRSRVDLTAEMISAPLGDFRHTMHVGRAGDAFGDTSFLNSKAGEPDGESLDEQASSSSSKRSLLSRKFRGSKRSQSVTRGEREQRDMLGSLRDSALFVKNAMSLPQLNEKEAAEKGTSKLPKSLSSSPVKKANGGEGGDEEAGMEEAVPRRNGAMGPHSPDPLLDEQAFGDLADLPVVPKATYGLKHAESIMSFHIDLGPSMLGDVLSIMDKEEWDPEEEEGGYHGDEGATGTITQAPPYAVAAPPLARQEGKAGPDLPSLPSHALEDEGWAAAAPSPGSARSMGSHTTRDSSSLSSCTSGVLEERSPAFRGLDRARAAVSRQPDKEFSFMDEEEEDEIRV encoded by the coding sequence ATGCCGATCCTCAAGCAACTGGTGTCCAGCTCGGTGCACTCCAAGCGCCGTTCCCGAGTGGACCTCACGGCCGAAATGATCAGCGCCCCACTGGGCGACTTCCGCCACACCATGCACGTTGGCCGGGCTGGAGACGCCTTTGGGGACACCTCCTTCCTCAATAGCAAGGCTGGCGAGCCCGACGGCGAGTCCTTGGACGAACAGgcctcctcttcatcttccaaACGCAGTCTCCTGTCCAGGAAGTTCCGGGGCAGCAAGCGGTCACAGTCGGTGACCAGGGGGGAGCGGGAGCAGCGTGACATGCTGGGATCCCTGCGGGACTCGGCCCTCTTTGTCAAGAATGCCATGTCCCTGCCCCAGCTCAATGAGAAGGAGGCCGCGGAGAAGGGTACCAGTAAGCTGCCCAAGAGTCTGTCATCCAGCCCCGTGAAGAAGGCCAATGGCGGGGAGGGTGGCGACGAGGAGGCGGGCATGGAGGAGGCAGTGCCCCGTCGGAATGGGGCCATGGGTCCCCATTCCCCTGACCCCCTCCTCGACGAGCAGGCCTTTGGGGATCTGGCAGATCTGCCTGTCGTGCCCAAGGCCACCTACGGGCTGAAGCATGCGGAGTCCATCATGTCCTTCCACATCGACCTGGGGCCCTCCATGCTGGGTGACGTCCTCAGCATCATGGACAAGGAGGAGTGGGACcccgaggaggaggagggtggttACCATGGTGATGAGGGCGCCACTGGCACCATCACCCAGGCTCCCCCGTACGCTGTGGCGGCCCCTCCCCTGGCAAGGCAGGAAGGCAAGGCCGGCCCAGActtgccctccctcccctcccatgCTCTGGAGGATGAGGGGTGGGCAGCAGCAGCCCCCAGCCCCGGCTCGGCCCGCAGCATGGGCAGCCACACCACACGAGACAGCAGCTCTCTCTCCAGCTGCACCTCGGGCGTCCTGGAGGAGCGCAGCCCTGCCTTCCGGGGGCTGGACAGGGCCCGGGCTGCTGTCTCGAGACAGCCGGACAAGGAGTTCTCCTTCatggacgaggaggaggaggatgagatcCGCGTGTGA